The Streptomyces sp. NBC_00236 DNA window ACGTGGGGAGGTTCTTGCCGACGTAGTCGGCACGGATCGGGAGTTCGCGGTGTCCGCGGTCGACGAGGACCGCGAGCTGCACCGCACGGGGCCGGCCGATGTCGCCGAGCGCGTCGAGGGCGGCGCGGATCGTGCGGCCGGAGAAGAGGACGTCGTCGACGAGGACGACCAGGCGGCCCTCGATGCCCTCGCCGGGGATCTCGGTGCGGGCCAGGGCGCGCGCCGGGCGCATCCGCAGGTCGTCGCGGTACATCGTGATGTCGAGCGAGCCGACCGGCATCTTCCGGCCGGTGATCTCTTCGAGCTTGTCGGCGAGCCGGCGGGCGAGGAAGACGCCCCGGGTCGGGATGCCGAGGAGCACCACGTCGTCGGCGCCCTTGGCGCGTTCGACGATCTCGTGGGCGATGCGGGTCAGTACTCGGGCGATGTCGGGAGCCTCGAGAACGGGGCGTGCCGCATTGCCGGTGGCGTCGTGCTGTGCGTCCATAAGAAACGGACCTCCTTCTCCGCCTCACTGGACGGATCTTAAAGGACGTCGAAATTGCGTCATCCACGTTACCAGGGCCTGAGCAGGGCCCCTGCCCCACCCCCGGGAGGTGCCGGTCCGGACCATTCAGCTTGACGCACCCAAGTAACGCTGCGTAACCTCACAGTGAGTTACCAGCCACGCGGCGGAGCCGCACAATGTTCCAGCGTCCGGGGAGCCTTATGTCCAGCGAATACGCAAAACAGCTCGGGGCCAAGCTCCGCGCCATCCGCACCCAGCAGGGCCTCTCCCTCCACGGCGTGGAGGAGAAGTCGCAGGGCCGCTGGAAGGCCGTCGTGGTCGGCTCGTACGAGCGCGGCGACCGCGCCGTCACCGTCCAGCGCCTGGCCGAGCTGGCGGACTTCTACGGGGTCCCCGTGCAGGAGCTCCTGCCCGGCACGACGCCCGGCGGGGCCGCCGAGCCGCCGCCGAAGCTCGTGCTCCAGCTCGAGCGCCTCGCCCACGTCCCGCCGGAGAAGGCCGGACCCCTGCAGCGCTACGCGGCGACGATCCAGAGCCAGCGCGGCGACTACAACGGCAAGGTGCTCTCGATCCGCCAGGACGACCTGCGCACGCTGGCCGTGATCTACGACCAGTCGCCGTCCGTGCTCACGGAGCAGCTGATCAGCTGGGGCGTCCTGGACGCCGACGCGCGCCGCGCGGTCGCTCACGACGAGGGCTGACCACCCCAGCAGAAACGTACCGCCGGGTCGGCGGGGCCCTTTCCGGGCGCCCCGCCGGACCCGGCGTTTCCGTTTTCCGGGGCAGCCCGCACGGGGCGGCCCCCCGACATGCCGAAGGGCCCACGGCCGGATGACCGTGGGCCCTTCGTCGGCAGAACGCCGCCGGGGGCTACTGCTCCCGGCGCAGGTTCGGCTTGAGGTCCTTGAAACGGGCCAGCAGGCCGTTCACGAAGGACGGGGAGTCATCGGTGGAGAACTCCTTGGCGATCTGCACCGCCTCGTCGATCACCACCGCGTCGGGTGTCGCGTCCACCCAGATCAGCTCGTACGCACCGAGCCGCAGGATGTTCCGGTCGACGACCGGCATGCGGTCGATCTCCCAGTCCACGGCGTAGGTGACGATGAGGTCGTCGATCCGGTCCGCGTACTGCGCGTACCCCTCGACGAGCTCCATCGTGTACTCGGTGACCGGCGGCTGACGGGTGTCGGACCGCGAGTGCCGGACCCAGTCCGCGAGGACCGTCTGCACGGACTCACCGCGCTGGTCGGCCTCGAAGAGGATCTGGAAGGCTCGCTTGCGGGCCGTATTCCGGGCAGCCACGGTTAGCTGTTCACCCGGCCGAGGTAATCGCCCGAGCGGGTGTCGACCTTGATCTTCTCACCGGTGGTGATGAAGAGCGGAACACCGATCTCGTAGCCGGTCTCCAGCGTGGCGGGCTTGGTGCCACCGGTGGACCGGTCGCCCTGGACGCCCGGGTCCGTGTGCTGGATGGTCAGCTCGACGGCGGCCGGCAGCTCGACGTAGAGCACCTCGCCCTCGTGCTGGGCGACGGAGGCGGTGAAGCCCTCGATCAGGAAGTTGGCGGCGTCGCCGACGGACTTGCGGTCGACCATCAGCTGGTCGTACGTGTCCATGTCCATGAAGACGAAGTACTCGCCGTCCATGTACGAGAACTGCATGTCGCGCCGGTCAATGGTGGCCGTCTCGACCTTCACGCCGGCGTTGAACGTCTTGTCGACGACCTTGCCGGACAGCACGTTCTTGAGCTTGGTGCGCACGAAGGCCGGGCCCTTGCCGGGCTTGACGTGCTGGAACTCGACGACGGACCAGAGCTGGCCTCCGTCGAGCTTGAGCACCAGGCCGTTCTTGAGGTCGTTCGTGGAAGCCACGGTTGCGGAATCTCCTGGACTGAAGCTGGTGGAACGGCCAAGGATGCGCGCCGGGGTCTCCGCGAGGAGTTCCCTAGAGCGCGAGCAGCTCCTTGGTCGTAATGGTGAGTAGCTCGGGTCCGCCGTCCGCCTCGGGGCGCACGACGAGCGTGTCATCGATCCGGACTCCGCCCCGGCCCGGGAGGTGGACCCCCGGTTCGACGGTGACCGGCACACAAGCGTCCAGTTTACCCATGGCAGCGGGTGCCAGCTGCGGGTCCTCGTCGATTTCGAGCCCCACCCCGTGCCCGGTCCAGGGTACGAGGCCCTCACCGTGCCCCGCCGAGTCCAGTACCTGGCGGGCCGCACGGTCCACGTCACGGTAGGCGGCGCCGGGTACAAGAGCCTCGCGTCCGGCCCGCTGAGCGGCGAAAACCAGGTCGTAGAGCTCGATCTGCCAGTCGGCCGGAGCCGTTCCGATGACGAAGGTGCGGCCGATCTCGACCCGGTAGCCGCGGTAGTTGGCGCCGAGGCAGACGGAGAGAAAATCTCCTTCCTCGACCCGTCGGTCAGAGGGGCGGTGACGGCCCCGGCCGGAGTTGGGGCCGGTGGCGACGGATGTCGCGAAGGCGGGCCCGTCGGCTCCGTGGTCCACCAGCCGGCGTTCCAGTTCGAGCGCGAGATGCCGCTCCGTGCGGCCGACGAGAATCGATTCGAGAAGTTCGCCCAGCGCCTGGTCGGTGATCTCGGCGGCGATCCGCAGGCAGCCGATCTCCTCCTCGTCCTTGACGATGCGCAACTGCTCGACGTTGGCACCGAGGTCGGCCAGCCGGAGCTTCGGGGCGACCGAGGCCATGGCCCGGTGCCGGGCGACGGTCAGATCGTGCTCCTCGACGGCCAGGGACTCCGCCCCGCCCGCGGTGGCCAGGTCCGCGGCGGCGACCACGGGATCACCGCCGGTCACGGACAGGAGGTCGACACGCAGCTGTTCGTCGGTGCGCCCGTCGGCCGGATCTCCGGTCGGGGGGCGGGGGCAGAGCAGGACGTCCTCGTCGGGGCCGAGCAGCAGCACGGCCCCCGGGGGCGCTCCGCCCGCCAGGTAGCGGACATTGGCGGGGCGGGAGACCAGGGCGGCCGCGGATCCGACTGCGGCGCACCGGTCGCGGAGCAGCCCGCGGCGGACGGCGTACACCTCTGACATGCGTCGAGCGTACGAGCGCGGGCCCGGGCCCGCGCGGTCAGCGCACCCGACCGGGGGGGCGGGGCCTCAGCGGACCGGCGAGCCCGCCGGCCGCCGGTTCACCAGGCCGGAGGGCTCGCGAG harbors:
- the pyrR gene encoding bifunctional pyr operon transcriptional regulator/uracil phosphoribosyltransferase PyrR: MDAQHDATGNAARPVLEAPDIARVLTRIAHEIVERAKGADDVVLLGIPTRGVFLARRLADKLEEITGRKMPVGSLDITMYRDDLRMRPARALARTEIPGEGIEGRLVVLVDDVLFSGRTIRAALDALGDIGRPRAVQLAVLVDRGHRELPIRADYVGKNLPTSLRETVKVQLAEEDGRDAVLLGVEQAAPAVEQ
- the bldD gene encoding transcriptional regulator BldD, whose product is MSSEYAKQLGAKLRAIRTQQGLSLHGVEEKSQGRWKAVVVGSYERGDRAVTVQRLAELADFYGVPVQELLPGTTPGGAAEPPPKLVLQLERLAHVPPEKAGPLQRYAATIQSQRGDYNGKVLSIRQDDLRTLAVIYDQSPSVLTEQLISWGVLDADARRAVAHDEG
- the nusB gene encoding transcription antitermination factor NusB; this translates as MAARNTARKRAFQILFEADQRGESVQTVLADWVRHSRSDTRQPPVTEYTMELVEGYAQYADRIDDLIVTYAVDWEIDRMPVVDRNILRLGAYELIWVDATPDAVVIDEAVQIAKEFSTDDSPSFVNGLLARFKDLKPNLRREQ
- the efp gene encoding elongation factor P, giving the protein MASTNDLKNGLVLKLDGGQLWSVVEFQHVKPGKGPAFVRTKLKNVLSGKVVDKTFNAGVKVETATIDRRDMQFSYMDGEYFVFMDMDTYDQLMVDRKSVGDAANFLIEGFTASVAQHEGEVLYVELPAAVELTIQHTDPGVQGDRSTGGTKPATLETGYEIGVPLFITTGEKIKVDTRSGDYLGRVNS
- a CDS encoding aminopeptidase P family protein codes for the protein MSEVYAVRRGLLRDRCAAVGSAAALVSRPANVRYLAGGAPPGAVLLLGPDEDVLLCPRPPTGDPADGRTDEQLRVDLLSVTGGDPVVAAADLATAGGAESLAVEEHDLTVARHRAMASVAPKLRLADLGANVEQLRIVKDEEEIGCLRIAAEITDQALGELLESILVGRTERHLALELERRLVDHGADGPAFATSVATGPNSGRGRHRPSDRRVEEGDFLSVCLGANYRGYRVEIGRTFVIGTAPADWQIELYDLVFAAQRAGREALVPGAAYRDVDRAARQVLDSAGHGEGLVPWTGHGVGLEIDEDPQLAPAAMGKLDACVPVTVEPGVHLPGRGGVRIDDTLVVRPEADGGPELLTITTKELLAL